The following are encoded together in the Halopseudomonas salegens genome:
- a CDS encoding ClpXP protease specificity-enhancing factor, with product MSPSRPYMLRALYEWILDNDCTPYVLVNAAHPDTVVPEGFVEDNQIVLNLSPSAIRALEMDNDKLCFDGRFGGVAQQVWIPIGAVMAIYARENGQGMVFELEPASPPPEDDTPPTPPAGGKPSLKVVK from the coding sequence ATGAGCCCAAGCCGTCCCTACATGCTCCGTGCTCTTTACGAGTGGATTCTGGACAACGACTGTACTCCCTATGTGCTGGTCAATGCCGCCCATCCGGATACCGTGGTTCCAGAAGGTTTTGTCGAGGACAACCAGATAGTACTCAACCTGTCACCCAGCGCGATTCGTGCGCTGGAAATGGACAACGACAAGTTGTGCTTTGACGGTCGCTTTGGTGGCGTTGCGCAACAGGTCTGGATCCCCATTGGTGCGGTCATGGCCATCTACGCACGTGAAAATGGTCAGGGCATGGTATTCGAGTTGGAGCCTGCCTCCCCGCCGCCGGAAGACGATACGCCACCAACGCCCCCCGCTGGCGGCAAGCCGAGTCTGAAGGTCGTTAAATAA
- a CDS encoding YraN family protein codes for MKQPTQRQESGNLAERQAEKLLLRSGMRCLARNFRCKRGELDLVMRDRDTVVFVEVRNRRHSQWGSAAESVDWRKQQKLIAAAQFYILSHPHLADSPCRFDVVAADGDPADPANYHWIREAFICQ; via the coding sequence ATGAAGCAGCCTACTCAACGTCAGGAGAGTGGCAATCTGGCCGAGCGCCAGGCTGAAAAGCTCTTGCTGCGCAGCGGTATGCGCTGCCTGGCACGCAACTTTCGCTGCAAGCGCGGCGAGCTTGATCTGGTCATGCGTGACAGGGATACAGTAGTATTTGTCGAAGTACGCAATCGACGGCACAGCCAGTGGGGCAGTGCCGCCGAAAGTGTAGACTGGCGCAAACAGCAGAAACTTATCGCTGCTGCGCAGTTCTATATTCTCAGTCATCCGCATCTGGCCGACAGCCCCTGTCGCTTTGATGTCGTTGCCGCCGACGGCGATCCGGCGGATCCAGCAAACTACCACTGGATCCGCGAAGCCTTTATCTGCCAGTGA
- a CDS encoding penicillin-binding protein activator: protein MRRSYCLPLALISFALVLSACAPRPTQLSDLPRTPQASVEQILKDADRRSGVEANLLRLHAAQAALNAGQPERVQQILAQIPQSELPADQQIRFISLQAQSALALDQVRVALQAIRHPSIQQLDSQPLADQIAIHKLRANVLEASGDRVAAVRERIYVDGLLSGSDQRNNRLAIWEILEHMDSAALRQAADDADGELAGWLELILASREAGSLDLQVSRIQRWQQANPDHPANQPLPASIRQRLELYAQRPQHIGLLLPFQGSLAGPAQALRDGFLSAQYQIQEQGLPQPRVSLYDSTQYADLNQFYRQAKIDGVQWVIGPLERDKVTQLAQMKPLPLPTLALNYTDVDVSGQDDLFQFGLAPEDEARSAAQAAWLQGYRSMAVVQSQGDWAERSYAAFEQAWQELGGQLLGREVIDQPVDMAGQIGSLLRIRQSEQRGQRIQRLLGNSVVVQPAPRADLDALFVAITPQQGRQLKPILAFQYAADLPVMATSHVFQPGSDPADNLDLEGVLVAETPWLLHQTDALYQPVVDSWPQASGALGRLFAMGVDAQRIFTLLPQMQLDQSTRLEGATGVLTLKADGRISRQVPWGIVHDGQLSEWKPLTVEQ from the coding sequence ATGCGCCGCTCCTATTGCCTACCACTGGCCCTGATCAGCTTTGCCCTGGTGCTCAGCGCCTGTGCGCCACGCCCCACCCAGCTGTCAGATCTACCGCGTACACCTCAGGCCAGTGTTGAGCAGATACTCAAAGACGCTGATCGCCGCTCGGGGGTCGAAGCCAATCTGCTGCGGCTGCACGCGGCACAAGCAGCTTTGAATGCTGGCCAACCAGAACGTGTGCAACAGATTCTCGCTCAGATACCACAAAGCGAATTACCTGCCGACCAGCAAATTCGCTTTATCAGCCTGCAAGCGCAAAGCGCCCTGGCACTGGATCAAGTGCGAGTGGCTCTGCAGGCCATTCGACATCCATCGATCCAGCAACTGGACAGTCAACCGTTGGCTGACCAGATTGCCATCCACAAATTACGCGCCAATGTTCTGGAAGCGAGCGGCGATCGTGTGGCAGCAGTACGTGAACGCATATACGTAGACGGCCTCCTCAGCGGCAGCGACCAACGCAACAATCGACTGGCGATCTGGGAAATTCTTGAGCACATGGACAGCGCTGCCCTTCGGCAGGCCGCTGACGACGCGGACGGCGAACTGGCTGGCTGGCTGGAGCTGATACTGGCCAGTCGCGAAGCCGGCAGCCTTGATTTGCAAGTCAGCCGTATACAGCGCTGGCAGCAAGCCAACCCGGATCACCCGGCCAATCAACCCTTGCCCGCAAGCATTCGCCAACGCCTGGAACTCTATGCGCAGCGACCGCAACATATCGGCCTGTTATTGCCTTTCCAGGGTAGCCTGGCAGGTCCGGCTCAGGCACTGCGTGATGGGTTTCTTTCTGCGCAATACCAGATTCAGGAACAGGGACTGCCGCAGCCTCGCGTCAGCCTGTATGACAGCACGCAGTATGCAGACCTGAACCAGTTTTACCGGCAAGCAAAAATTGACGGCGTGCAATGGGTAATCGGCCCGCTGGAACGTGACAAGGTCACCCAGCTGGCACAGATGAAGCCCTTGCCGCTGCCTACACTGGCGCTGAATTATACCGACGTCGATGTATCCGGCCAGGATGACCTGTTCCAGTTCGGCCTGGCGCCGGAAGACGAAGCGCGCTCAGCCGCTCAGGCTGCCTGGCTTCAGGGATACCGCAGCATGGCTGTGGTGCAGTCGCAAGGCGACTGGGCCGAACGCTCTTACGCTGCCTTCGAACAGGCCTGGCAAGAATTGGGCGGGCAACTGCTGGGGCGAGAGGTGATTGACCAACCAGTAGACATGGCGGGCCAAATTGGCAGCCTGTTGCGTATTCGTCAGAGCGAACAACGTGGCCAACGCATTCAACGCCTGCTGGGCAACAGTGTAGTGGTGCAACCGGCACCGCGCGCAGACCTGGATGCCCTGTTTGTGGCCATTACCCCGCAACAGGGCCGTCAACTGAAACCCATTCTTGCCTTCCAGTATGCGGCCGACTTGCCGGTAATGGCGACCTCACACGTCTTTCAGCCCGGCAGCGACCCGGCTGACAATCTCGATCTCGAAGGCGTGCTGGTGGCTGAAACGCCCTGGCTACTGCACCAGACGGATGCGCTGTACCAACCGGTTGTCGACAGCTGGCCTCAAGCCAGCGGCGCTCTGGGTCGCCTGTTTGCCATGGGCGTGGATGCCCAGCGAATATTCACCTTGCTGCCGCAAATGCAGCTGGATCAGAGTACCCGACTTGAAGGCGCCACGGGCGTGCTCACTCTGAAAGCCGACGGACGAATCAGCCGCCAGGTCCCTTGGGGCATAGTGCACGATGGCCAACTCAGCGAATGGAAGCCCTTGACGGTAGAACAATGA
- the atzF gene encoding allophanate hydrolase, with the protein MTHFVHDLRLPQLAASYRSGALTPRQLLLGLRTQAEQLNESNPLFIHLLTEAELEPYLTALENNNPEELPLYGVPFALKDNIDLAGIPTTAACPAYAYTPEKSATLVQQLIDLGAVPLGKSNLDQFATGLNGTRSPYGACHNATHPDYPAGGSSSGSALSVALGLCSFALGTDTAGSGRVPAALNNLVGLKQTRGLLSVAGVVPACRTLDCVTYFAATAAECSTLLGLTAKQDSADDYSRTNPLWNAADAFGTPRPFRFGVPKAVEFLGCTESPALFDQAIEHLKAIGGTPVEIDLTPFMAAAKLLYDGPWVAERYSVAGPLIESDPDAVLPVIRAVLEKAPDFTAQDSFENQYRLQAFKVICDRVLSDVDCILTPTIPRPVTLAELDAEPVARNSDLGYYTNFMNLLDYTAVAVPSGFMANGLPWGVTLFSRAFTDHYLLSLAAAVQQHSGLPLSGERSLDSSLPTTPARNDMARVVVCGAHLDGLPLNWQLRQRGGRLLQATKSSPDYKLYALAGGPPMRPGMLRVSEGGQAIKVEVWELPSRELGSFLTGIPAPLGLGKVQLADGRWETGFICDPYGLEGASDITEFGGWKAWLASR; encoded by the coding sequence ATGACGCACTTTGTTCATGACTTGCGCTTGCCCCAACTAGCGGCCAGCTACCGATCTGGTGCCCTGACCCCGCGCCAACTGCTGCTGGGGCTGCGTACTCAGGCGGAACAACTCAATGAAAGCAACCCGCTGTTTATTCACTTGCTGACCGAAGCCGAACTGGAGCCATATCTGACCGCGCTGGAGAACAACAATCCGGAAGAGCTGCCGCTCTATGGGGTACCCTTTGCGCTCAAGGACAATATAGACCTGGCCGGTATCCCGACCACCGCCGCCTGCCCGGCTTATGCCTATACCCCGGAAAAGTCAGCAACCCTGGTACAGCAGCTGATTGACCTGGGCGCGGTACCGCTGGGCAAATCCAATCTGGACCAGTTTGCGACCGGACTGAACGGCACCCGCTCACCTTACGGTGCCTGTCACAACGCGACCCATCCGGACTATCCTGCTGGCGGCTCCAGCTCAGGTTCCGCCCTGAGTGTCGCCCTCGGGCTATGCAGTTTTGCTCTGGGTACCGATACTGCAGGCTCCGGCCGGGTGCCGGCAGCACTGAACAATCTGGTCGGGCTCAAACAGACCCGGGGCTTGCTGTCAGTCGCCGGCGTTGTACCCGCCTGCCGCACCCTCGACTGTGTGACCTATTTTGCCGCGACCGCTGCCGAATGCTCAACGCTCCTCGGCCTGACCGCCAAACAGGACAGTGCTGACGACTATAGCCGCACCAATCCGCTATGGAACGCAGCTGATGCCTTCGGCACCCCCCGACCGTTCCGCTTTGGCGTGCCCAAAGCGGTCGAGTTTCTCGGTTGTACCGAAAGCCCCGCCCTGTTTGACCAGGCCATCGAACACCTCAAGGCGATCGGTGGCACCCCGGTAGAGATTGATCTGACGCCTTTTATGGCCGCCGCCAAACTGCTCTATGACGGCCCCTGGGTGGCCGAGCGCTACAGCGTCGCAGGTCCGTTGATCGAGAGCGATCCCGACGCAGTGCTGCCGGTGATCCGCGCCGTGCTGGAAAAAGCGCCCGACTTCACTGCGCAGGACAGCTTTGAAAACCAGTACCGTTTGCAGGCGTTCAAGGTCATTTGCGACCGGGTTCTCTCCGACGTTGACTGCATACTGACCCCGACCATTCCGCGCCCGGTCACCCTGGCCGAACTGGATGCCGAACCCGTAGCCCGCAACAGTGATCTGGGCTATTACACCAACTTCATGAACCTGCTGGACTACACTGCTGTGGCGGTACCCAGTGGTTTTATGGCCAATGGCTTACCCTGGGGCGTGACCCTGTTCAGCCGCGCCTTTACCGATCACTATCTGCTCAGCCTGGCAGCCGCCGTGCAACAGCACAGCGGCTTGCCCTTGAGTGGTGAACGCTCGCTGGATAGCAGCCTGCCGACGACCCCGGCGCGCAACGATATGGCCCGCGTGGTGGTCTGTGGCGCGCATCTGGATGGCTTGCCGCTGAACTGGCAATTGCGCCAGCGCGGCGGGCGTTTGCTGCAAGCCACCAAGAGTTCACCCGATTACAAGTTGTATGCTCTCGCTGGTGGGCCACCCATGCGCCCAGGCATGCTGCGCGTCAGTGAAGGGGGTCAGGCAATCAAGGTGGAAGTCTGGGAATTACCCAGCCGCGAGCTGGGTTCGTTTTTGACTGGAATTCCAGCGCCGCTGGGGCTGGGCAAGGTACAGCTGGCCGATGGGCGCTGGGAAACCGGCTTTATTTGCGACCCCTATGGACTTGAGGGGGCTAGCGATATCACGGAATTTGGTGGCTGGAAGGCTTGGTTGGCCAGTCGTTGA
- a CDS encoding BON domain-containing protein — MKALTALLLGLTLISGCSTFLTATRDGPIEDNQGTRTLGSVVDDGLIETKVTVNVNKAHPDMQSEARIQVTSFNGIVLIVGQVPSADMKPLAEQAAANVQRVKVVHNELTVGERLSILARNQDSLITTNAKTRMLADSNVPGRRIKVTTEAGIVYLLGLVTRAEADLAVESVKQVAGVQRIVKLFEYID; from the coding sequence ATGAAAGCGCTTACCGCTCTCCTTCTCGGCCTGACGCTCATCAGCGGCTGCAGTACTTTTCTGACCGCGACCCGTGACGGGCCGATTGAAGACAATCAGGGAACCCGGACTCTCGGCAGTGTGGTCGATGACGGGCTGATTGAAACCAAGGTAACCGTCAACGTCAACAAAGCGCATCCGGACATGCAAAGCGAGGCACGCATTCAGGTGACCAGCTTCAACGGCATTGTCCTGATTGTCGGCCAGGTACCCAGCGCCGATATGAAGCCTTTGGCTGAGCAGGCTGCTGCGAATGTGCAGCGCGTCAAGGTCGTTCACAATGAGTTGACCGTCGGTGAGCGCTTGTCAATTCTGGCCCGCAATCAGGACTCGCTGATCACCACCAATGCAAAGACCCGCATGCTCGCCGATAGCAACGTTCCCGGCCGCCGCATCAAGGTCACTACCGAAGCGGGGATCGTTTACCTGCTCGGCCTGGTGACCCGCGCCGAAGCCGACCTGGCCGTTGAGTCAGTCAAGCAGGTCGCTGGCGTGCAACGGATCGTCAAGTTGTTTGAGTATATCGACTAA
- a CDS encoding phosphoheptose isomerase, with translation MDMQHRIKQLFTDSIETKTRAMDELGPSIEQASQAMVNSLLSEGKILACGNGGSAGDSQHFSSELLNRFERERPSLPAIALTTDSSTLTSIANDYSYDEVFSKQIRALGQPGDVLLAISTSGNSGNVLQAIQAAHDRDMLVVALTGRDGGAMASLLLPEDVEIRVPARSTARIQEVHLLAIHCLCDLIDRQLFGSEE, from the coding sequence ATGGATATGCAACACCGTATCAAGCAACTCTTTACCGACAGCATCGAAACCAAGACCCGCGCCATGGACGAACTTGGGCCAAGTATCGAACAGGCCAGCCAGGCCATGGTCAACAGCCTGCTCAGCGAAGGCAAAATCCTTGCCTGCGGCAATGGCGGCTCCGCTGGAGATTCACAGCATTTTTCCTCCGAGCTGCTCAATCGCTTCGAGCGTGAACGCCCTAGCCTGCCAGCCATCGCCTTGACGACAGACAGCTCAACCCTGACCTCGATCGCCAACGATTACAGCTACGATGAAGTGTTTTCCAAACAGATCCGCGCTCTGGGTCAGCCGGGCGATGTACTGCTGGCTATCTCCACCAGCGGCAATTCCGGCAACGTGCTGCAGGCAATCCAGGCCGCGCATGACCGTGACATGCTGGTCGTCGCCCTGACCGGTCGTGATGGTGGCGCCATGGCCTCGCTACTTCTCCCGGAAGATGTTGAGATCCGCGTTCCAGCCAGATCTACCGCACGCATTCAGGAAGTCCATCTACTGGCCATCCACTGTCTGTGCGACCTGATTGACCGGCAATTGTTCGGGAGTGAAGAATGA
- the rsmI gene encoding 16S rRNA (cytidine(1402)-2'-O)-methyltransferase codes for MTVSGTLYVVATPIGNLQDISPRALAILRDVDLIAAEDTRHSARLLQHFGISTATTACHDHNERDKSQRLVERLLAGESIALISDAGTPLISDPGFHLVRQAREAGVQVCPVAGPCALIAALSAAGLPSDRFAFEGFLPAKSKGRRDRLQALANESRTWLIYEAPHRLLECLEDMLSALGPERQVVLARELSKTFETIKGAPVAELLEWVRADSDQQRGECVLLVEGAPVPDSEDALSPEVLRTLEILLEELPLKQAAALAAKLTGEKKNRLYQWALVKNAKSGEAD; via the coding sequence ATGACAGTCAGTGGAACCCTTTATGTGGTGGCAACGCCGATCGGCAACCTGCAGGATATCAGCCCGCGAGCGTTGGCCATCCTGCGCGATGTCGACCTGATTGCAGCCGAAGACACCCGCCACAGCGCACGCCTGCTGCAGCACTTCGGCATCAGCACGGCAACTACGGCCTGCCATGATCACAACGAACGTGACAAGAGCCAGCGACTGGTCGAACGCCTGCTCGCTGGCGAATCCATCGCACTGATTTCCGATGCCGGCACACCGCTGATTTCCGATCCGGGCTTTCACCTGGTGCGCCAGGCCCGTGAAGCCGGTGTGCAAGTGTGTCCTGTCGCCGGCCCTTGCGCTCTGATCGCCGCCCTCAGTGCCGCCGGCCTGCCCTCAGACCGCTTTGCCTTCGAAGGCTTTTTACCGGCCAAGAGCAAGGGCCGGCGTGACCGTCTGCAGGCCCTGGCCAATGAGTCGCGCACCTGGCTGATCTACGAAGCGCCGCACCGCCTGCTCGAATGCCTCGAGGACATGCTCAGCGCACTGGGACCCGAGCGCCAGGTGGTACTCGCCCGCGAGCTGAGCAAGACCTTCGAAACCATCAAGGGTGCGCCAGTGGCCGAATTGCTGGAGTGGGTGCGAGCGGATAGCGATCAACAGCGGGGTGAGTGCGTATTGCTGGTTGAAGGGGCACCAGTGCCGGATAGTGAGGATGCCCTCTCGCCCGAGGTGCTGCGTACGCTGGAGATTTTGTTGGAAGAGTTGCCGCTTAAGCAAGCAGCAGCCCTGGCGGCCAAGTTGACCGGTGAGAAGAAGAACCGTTTGTATCAGTGGGCTTTGGTAAAAAATGCTAAATCGGGTGAAGCAGATTAG